The Effusibacillus pohliae DSM 22757 DNA window TTGCGAAATTCCGGGGTCAGTGCCTGTTCGCTCCCCTGCCCGGCGCGGTAGAAACCGACCGCCAGGAAAAATTTGTCCGCATCGAGCAGTTTTTCACCGAGGATTTCCGACAGTTTGCCCTGCACCGCTCGCCGCGACAGATCCATTTCGAACAGGCGATCTTGCGCCTGCGCGTAGCCTTGCGCGAAAAATGCGTCTTCCAGCGATTTCGCATAGATGTGGGGAATGCCCCACTCGTCACGGTAGATTTTCACTGCCTGGCGAACGCCGGTCGGTTCGGAGATGCCCTGCATGACCGGGATGCTGCGCCTGACAAACCAGCCGCCGCCGGCAAGCCCGATTACCAGCAGCGCAACGAGTACGATAGCGCTCCATTTGAATAACCGCTTCATAAGCGCCCCCCATTACCGTCAATTTTCTGAAACCATTATCTATTTCGACTGACTGGTCATAATTCCTGCTTCCCACTCGGCGGGGCTTGCCGTGTTTTGGATAGGTGCCTATTTTTACCGAATTCATGGCAAATGCCTGCAGGGCGCATATACTGCAAGTGATATTCGACCCAGGGGAGGACGATGGCTTGAAGACTCACGTGGTTCAACCGGGCGACACGTTATGGAAAATCGCCAAGGCGCACGGAGTGCCCCTTGCGTCCGTAATCGCAGCCAATCCGCAAATCACCGATCCTGACAAAATCGATCCGGGGATGACCGTTCACGTGCCGACAGAGACGGAAAACCCGGCCGAACCGCCGCCCTCAGCAGAGGTTAAAGCCGATGCGGGCGTGCTGTCAGAGGTACGGGAGACGCCGTTCAACCCATTTTCAATGTCGGAGGGGATGAAAATGCATCAATATGTTGTGCAGAGCGGTGACACCTTGTGGAAGATCGCCAAAAAAACGGGGCATTCGCTCGCCAGCATCATCGCGGCCAATCCGCAAATCGCCAACCCGGACTTGATCATGCCGGGGCAAGTGATCAACATTCCGGATATGCACGCAACGGGTCCTGGGATGCCGATCCCCCCGGAGAGCGTACCGATGCACCCGAAGGAGAAACTGATGATGCCGAAACCGATGGTGACGGCGCCAAAAGAGGTCGTGACAGCTCCAAAGCCTGTGCTGCCGCCAATGCCTGCACCGGTGCATCATTACCATCATCAGGACGTAGATGTGATGATGCTCGATTATCATCCGATGACGCTTGAGTATCATCCGATCATGCTCGATTATCATCCGTATTACGTGATCCAGCCGCCTGTCAAAGTGGAAGTGAAACCACCAAAAGCGAAACCGGTTGTTACGAAACCTGTCCTGCCCAAACCTGTGCATCCGATTCCCTGTCCGCTGCCGGTGTACAGTCTGTGTCCGCCGGGAACTCACCCGTTCCTGATGGATGAGTTTGGCAATCTTTATCCCTATCCGGGGTATCCTTATCCGGGACCGCACATGGTGCCCACATTTCCCGCTCCGTATGTGGCAGGGCCAGCGGTCGCGCCGACGCCAGGTGCAGTGCCTCGTCCGCCCGTGATGCCGCCTGCGATGTACCCGCCGCCTGCCGCAGTCCCGCGCGAAACGGAATCCGCACAGGATTGGCACAAATCGTTCCCGGCGATGCCGCAGCAGCGGGAACCGGAGAAGCCTGGCGAATAACGGCGCGAAACAGCGAACCCGCGCGACAGGATCGGATGTGCACCCCTTGGAACAGGCATTGGGAACCACCCTTGATGCCGGTCTGTTCCAGGGGGTGCATTCGCTTGAAGGGGGAGAATTTGCTTGGAACGCCTCACCCTCTCTTTGTTTTTCCGCTGAACCGCGTTATACTGAAAAAGATCCTCTGTCTTTTGTCGTCAGGAGTTTTGAAGAAAGAAATCGATAGAAGGGGCGGCTAGCAATGGACGGAAAAAAAGTGGTCAAGGTAATCGCCGGTCAGTTCAGCCCCAGCTACGGACTCGTGCAGGGCGAAACCGACGGCAGCCTGCTTTGCAGATTGTCGGGGGCCCATTTTTTGAAAGGGAAAATCCCGATTCCACGGGAGCAGACCGAACCGGTCGACGATGTCCGAGCCGGGGTGGCGTATTACACGATCGACAATCTGGTGTGGTGGATTCGCCACAAGATTGAGGAAGCGAAAGCGAACGGCGTCGTCGTAGGAGTGTCGGGCGGGATCGACAGCGCGGTTGTGTCCGCCCTCTGCAAGAAGGCGTTCCCGGACCGGTCGCTCGGCTTGATCATGCCTTGCAACAGCATTCCGGAAGACCGGGAGTACGCCGAAATGGTGTGCAGAGCGATCGGGCTCGACTATAAAGTGATCGACCTGTCGGAAACCTTCAATCTGATGATGAAAACGGCACAATTGAGCGGCCTGGTGGGGGAATCGCCGCATCCGCTGGTCGGCGGCAACCTGAAAGCGCGGCTGCGGATGTCGAGTTTGTACCTGGCGGCGCAGGAACGCGGTTACCTGGTGGTGGGAACCGACAATGCGGCGGAAACGGTCACCGGCTATTTTACCAAATATGGAGACGGCGGAGTCGACATCCTGCCGATCAGCTCGCTGTTGAAGCGGCAGGTGCGGGAATTGGCCCGCTACCTGAACATCCCGGAGGCGGTGATTACAAAGCCGCCGTCGGCGGGGCTGTACGTCGGTCAAACGGATGAAGCGGAAATGGGTCTCCGCTACGATGACATCGACGATTACATCGCTGGATTTGAGATCCCGGCGGACGTCAAAAAACGGATCCAGGAAATGGAGGCCCGCAGCCAGCATAAGCGGGAACTGCCGCCGTCGGCACCGAAGGAAATGAACGCATTGTTTGTGAAGTGACGAAAAAGGGGATCTCTTCGCTGAAGGGAGCCCCATTTTTTCTGTCATACGGGATCGGCGAAACGGCTGGCTGTGGTGGGAAATCTTGCTGGCGGCAGGGCTTTGACCGTTTTTTGACGGCTGTGCTAGACTTGGAAAAGGGGACTTTGATCTGTGAGGTGTTATCAGAATGGCAGGACATTCCAAATGGAAAAACATTCAACATAGAAAAGGCAAGCAGGATGCCATTCGCGGCAAGCTGTTCACCAAACTGTCGCGGGAGATTTTCAACGCGGCGCGGGCGGGCGGCGGCAACCCCGACACCAACTTCCGGCTGCGTATGGCGATCGAAAAAGCGCGGGAAGCCAATATGCCGTCCGATAACATCCAGCGGACAATCGACAAGGCGCTCGGCAACATTCCGGGCGTTACCTATGAGGAACTCGTCTATGAAGGGTACGGTCCGGGCGGTGTCGCGGTGATGCTGGAACTGTTATCCGATAACCGCAACCGGACAGCCGCCGAGATCCGCCACATTTTTTCCAAGCGGGGCGGCAACTTGGGCGAGACCGGCTGTGTCAGCTGGATGTTTGAACGCAAAGGCGTGCTGACTGTCGCGAAGGAAGGCTGCCCGTTTTCCGAGGATGATCTGATGATGCTGGCGCTGGAAGCGGGTGCGGCCGATTTTTCCTCGGAGGAGGAGTGGTACGAAATCACCACGTCGCCGGAAGATTTCGCGCAGGTGCAGGAGGCGCTCGCCGGTCAGGGAGTCAAATTCGAGGAGGCGACCGTCACATTTGTGCCGCAAAATACAGTCGAACTGCACGGCGAGGACGCGAAGAAAATGCTCCAACTCTATGAAGCGTTGGAGGAGCATGACGATGTGCAAGCGGTGTACGCCAACTTCGAAATCTCCGAGGAAGAGTTGGAGAGGATCGAGTAGGAAAGGCATCACCCGGCTGGGGAACATGGACGGCTTTGAAGTGTGCCGCGAAATCCGCAAGGATTCCAAGAAGAGGAAGACGCAAAAGTGCGTGATCGTGCTACCCTTCAAGTTTGTGCCAAGGCGAGACAAACTTGAAGGGTTTTTCCATGTCTCATGGTATACTGTTGCAGAGGATACAACCGGTTTTGGGGGGATATCGATGAATCCAGTCGACGAGCGGATTCCGGCGACCATTTTGACAGGGGCGCTGGGCAGCGGAAAAACCACGTTGTTGAACTATATTTTGCAGGAAAATCACGGGCTGAGGGTGGCGGTAATCGTCAACGAATTCGGTGAAATCCCGATCGATCACCACCTGGTCGTCGGCACCGATGAGGAAGTCGTGGAACTGGCAAACGGCTGTATCTGTTGTACGGTGCGGGAGGATTTGCAGCAGGAGATCGGGAAAATCCTGCAGCGACCGGACCGGCCCGAATATCTGCTGGTCGAGACCACTGGCCTGGCCGATCCGCGGCCGGTGGCGCAGACGTTTTTGCTGGATGAACTGTGTGAGCAGGTCCGGTTGGACGGCATTGTGACGGTGGTCGATGCGAGCCGATTTTCCGAAAATCTGCAGTTGAGCGGCACGGCTGTCGATCAGATCCTGGCCGGCGACATTTTGCTGCTGAACAAAACGGATCTGGTCACACCGGAAAAAATCGCCGAGATCCAGGAGGAAATCCGCGATCTGAACCCGTCCGCCCGGATTTTGCAAACGGCTCATGCGAAAGTCGATCTCAGGCTGCTGCTCGACGTTGGGATGTTCCAACTGGAGCGTTTGTTTGCGGCCGACCCGAAGAAACCGGAGCTGCCGCTGCTCGATGATTGCCCGGCTTGCGCGGCCGGCGAGGAGCATGAGCATGCCAGCCATTTGCATGACGACGAGATTTCCTCTGTATCGTTTGCGTCGGATCGTCCGTTTGACTACGACAAGCTGGGGGGGTTCATGGGCAACCTGCCGGAAGGGATTTTTCGCGGGAAAGGGATCCTTTGGATCGACGGCTATGACGAAAAATTGATCTTCCACCTGGTGGGCGACCGCAGCCAGGCGGTGGCGGGCGGCGATTGGGGAACGGAGCCCCGGCAGAACAAGCTGGTGCTGATCGGCAAACGGCTCAACCGGGAGGAAATCATCAAACGGCTGCAAGAGTGTTTGCGATAACGTATTGCTTGCGGTCAGGGGGCGGCGGACATGTCCAAGGATGTGGCGTGAGCCTGGTGGGAGACCGGGGTGTGCTTGCAGCTGGCCGGCGGCGGGCAGGTAGGTAATCGGCAGCGTATGGCGAATAGATAGGGGAGGGTGTGCGGGGTCCATGCGCATTTTGGGGATTGACCCCGGCTACGGCCGGACGGGTTACGGGGTCATCGAACTGTCAGGCAATCGAATACGACCGCTGGAATTTGGGCTGATTGAGACGAACAAACAACTGCCGCTGGAACAACGGTTGCTGCAAATCCACGACTCGCTGCTGGAAATCATCGGCCGCCGGCAGCCGGCTGCGCTGGCGGTGGAAGAACTGTTTTTCAGCAAAAATGTGACAACTGGCATCGGCGTTAGCCAGGCACGGGGTGTTGCGCTGCTGGCGGCGGCGAAAACCGGTTTGCAGGTGGCCGAGTACAAGCCGGCTGAAGTGAAACAGTCGCTCACCGGTTATGGCAAGGCGGACAAACAACAAATCCAGGAGATGGTCCGCATCTTCCTGGGGCTGCCGGACCCGCCGAAGCCGGACGATGTGGCTGACGCGTTGGCGGTCGCCATCACGCATGCCCATATCGCTCCGTTTCGGGCGCAAGTGGAGAGGAAGAGTTTTCCGTGATCGCATTTGTCGAAGGCATTGTGGAAGAAGTAGCGATCGATCAGGTCGTGTTGAATGTGAACGGAATCGGCTACCGGGTGTTCGTGTCAGGCACAACCGCCTATTCGATGCAGGCGGGTTCCCGGGAGCGTCTGCACACCCATCAGCATGTGCGGGAAGACGGCATCGTGCTGTTCGGGTTTAAAACCAGACAGGAACGGGATCTCTTCGTCCGCCTGCTGAACGTGTCGGGAATCGGGCCGAAAGGGGCGCTGGCGGTCGTCGGATCGGCGCCGATCGCCGATGTCGTGGCGGCGATTCAGGAGGAACGGATTGATTTTCTGAAAAAATTGCCGGGCATCGGCCAGAAAACGGCGCAGCGGATGATTCTGGAACTGAAGGACAAACTGGACGATCTGCGCCTGCCGGGATTTGACGGGATTTCCGAGCATGCGCAAGCTGGTTTCGCGCGAGGCGACAGCGAACTGTTTGATGCCTTGCTGGCCCTCGGCTATAATGAAAAAGAGGCGCGCGGAGTCGTACGGGCGCTTGCGAAAGAGATAGAGGACGGTATTCCGTTGGAATCGCTGATTAAGCAAGCCTTGCAACTGCTCGCAAGAAAATAGATTGGCCCCGCGCCAGACAATCGGTTTCGGGGCACAACAGCGAAGACCATCGTCACTTTCGTGGGTGATTGTTAGGAGCGAGGTCATGGAAGAACGGGTGATAGCCGCACATTATATGGGGGAGGACGGAGCTTTGGAGTCGCTCCGCCCTCGCTATTTGCAAGAATATATCGGGCAGAACCGCGTGAAAGAGAATCTGCGGGTGTTCATTCAAGCTGCAAAAATGCGCAAGGAAGCGCTCGATCACGTGCTGCTGTACGGTCCGCCGGGACTCGGCAAGACCACGCTGTCCTATATCATTGCGAATGAGCTCGGCGTCAACATTCGCATCACGTCCGGGCCGGCGATTGAGCGTCCCGGCGATCTGGCCGCCCTACTGACCAATCTGCAGCACGGCGATGTGCTGTTCATCGATGAGATTCACCGGCTGAACCGGGCGGTGGAGGAAGTGTTGTACCCGGCAATGGAAGATTTTGCGCTGGACATTATCATCGGAAAAGGGCCGAGCGCCCGTTCCGTGCGGCTCGATTTGCCGCCGTTCACGCTGGTCGGGGCGACCACCCGGGCAGGGCTTTTGTCGTCTCCGCTGCGCGACCGGTTTGGCGTCGTCAGCCACCTCGATTATTACACGACCGAGGATCTTTGCCGGATTGTGCTGCGGGCGGCCGATATTTTGCAAGTCAAAATTTTGCCGGAGGCGGCGGCGGAAATCGCCAGCCGATCGCGCGGCACCCCACGGGTGGCCAACCGCCTGTTGAAACGGGTGCGCGATTTCGCGCAAGTGCGGGGAGACGGTATCATCACACCAGCGATTGCGGCCGATGCCCTGCAGCAGATTCAGGTCGATCGCCTGGGGCTGGATCAGGTCGACCATAAACTGCTGTTGGCGATCATCGACAAATTTGACGGAGGCCCTGTCGGACTGGACACGATCGCGGCGACGATCGGAGAGGAACCGGATACGATTGAGGATGTCTACGAGCCCTATCTGCTGCAAATCGGATTTTTGCAGCGGACTCCGCGGGGCCGTATGGTAACCCGTAACGCGTATGCTCATTTTGGGAGGACTGCTCCGAATGAATCCGGTAACTAAGGTTTTCTTGTGGATTGGAGTTGCGTTTCTTGTTCTCGCTTTCATCTGGCAAATCGGAGGCCGCTGGTTGGGCCACCTGGGAAGGCTGCCGGGCGACATCGTGATCAAAAAGGAGAATTTTTCCTTCTATTTTCCTATCACGACAAGCATCCTGATCAGCCTGGCATTGACCTTGGCAATGTTCTTATGGAACTACTTTCGCAAATAAAACGCTGCCCCCCACAAAAAACTGGCCGGCCTCGAAATTTATAGCAAGCGAGGTGGAATGGGTGTCGATCTTACCGTTCCGTCGCAAGAAAACGGAAGAGTACGCCGACGTGAACGAATGGGTCGAACAGGCCCGGCAAGGCGACTCTGACGTCCGAAACCGCCTATTGGAAAATTACATTCCGTTTATAGCCAAAAGCGCATCCCAGGCCACCGGCCGGTACATTGAGCCGGGGGTGGACGATGAGTTCAGCATTGCGCTTTCTGCTTTTAATGAGGCGATCGACCGGTACAACCAAGAACGAGGCAATTTCCTGAGTTTTGCCGATACGGTGATCAAACGGCGCCTGATCGATTTTTACCGTTCCCAGGCCACCCGGACGAAGGATATTCCGTTCAGCGATTTCGATATGGATGACGAGGAAGACCATGTCGTCAATTACGTGGAAGTCCAGAAATCGATCGATCTGCATTTGCAGCAGATGGAGACGGAGAGTCGGCAGGAGGAGATCCTCCGGTTCACCGAATGGTTGGCTGAATTTGACATCAGTCTGGAAGAACTGGTCGAGCTTTCGCCGAAACATGCGGACGCCCGCCAGAATGCGATGGAGGTGGCCCGTATCATCGCGAATGACGGGGAACTGCGGGACTATTTGTTGGAGAAGAAATCGCTGCCACTGAAGCTGTTGAGTTCGCGCATTTCCGTCAGCCGAAAAACGGTCGAACGGCAACGCAAATACATTATCGCAATCTCACTGATTTTAATTGGGGAATTTGAGATGCTCCAGGATTATATTCAAGGATGAGAAGGTGGGCAGTCATGCAAAAACAAAAAGGGGTAATCATGAAACTTACTGGCTCCCATGCGATAATCTTGACGCCCGACCGGCAGTTTCTTCGGATCCCGTTGCAG harbors:
- a CDS encoding CobW family GTP-binding protein → MNPVDERIPATILTGALGSGKTTLLNYILQENHGLRVAVIVNEFGEIPIDHHLVVGTDEEVVELANGCICCTVREDLQQEIGKILQRPDRPEYLLVETTGLADPRPVAQTFLLDELCEQVRLDGIVTVVDASRFSENLQLSGTAVDQILAGDILLLNKTDLVTPEKIAEIQEEIRDLNPSARILQTAHAKVDLRLLLDVGMFQLERLFAADPKKPELPLLDDCPACAAGEEHEHASHLHDDEISSVSFASDRPFDYDKLGGFMGNLPEGIFRGKGILWIDGYDEKLIFHLVGDRSQAVAGGDWGTEPRQNKLVLIGKRLNREEIIKRLQECLR
- a CDS encoding YebC/PmpR family DNA-binding transcriptional regulator, whose amino-acid sequence is MAGHSKWKNIQHRKGKQDAIRGKLFTKLSREIFNAARAGGGNPDTNFRLRMAIEKAREANMPSDNIQRTIDKALGNIPGVTYEELVYEGYGPGGVAVMLELLSDNRNRTAAEIRHIFSKRGGNLGETGCVSWMFERKGVLTVAKEGCPFSEDDLMMLALEAGAADFSSEEEWYEITTSPEDFAQVQEALAGQGVKFEEATVTFVPQNTVELHGEDAKKMLQLYEALEEHDDVQAVYANFEISEEELERIE
- a CDS encoding DUF2905 domain-containing protein → MNPVTKVFLWIGVAFLVLAFIWQIGGRWLGHLGRLPGDIVIKKENFSFYFPITTSILISLALTLAMFLWNYFRK
- the ruvC gene encoding crossover junction endodeoxyribonuclease RuvC, producing MRILGIDPGYGRTGYGVIELSGNRIRPLEFGLIETNKQLPLEQRLLQIHDSLLEIIGRRQPAALAVEELFFSKNVTTGIGVSQARGVALLAAAKTGLQVAEYKPAEVKQSLTGYGKADKQQIQEMVRIFLGLPDPPKPDDVADALAVAITHAHIAPFRAQVERKSFP
- the ruvB gene encoding Holliday junction branch migration DNA helicase RuvB, coding for MEERVIAAHYMGEDGALESLRPRYLQEYIGQNRVKENLRVFIQAAKMRKEALDHVLLYGPPGLGKTTLSYIIANELGVNIRITSGPAIERPGDLAALLTNLQHGDVLFIDEIHRLNRAVEEVLYPAMEDFALDIIIGKGPSARSVRLDLPPFTLVGATTRAGLLSSPLRDRFGVVSHLDYYTTEDLCRIVLRAADILQVKILPEAAAEIASRSRGTPRVANRLLKRVRDFAQVRGDGIITPAIAADALQQIQVDRLGLDQVDHKLLLAIIDKFDGGPVGLDTIAATIGEEPDTIEDVYEPYLLQIGFLQRTPRGRMVTRNAYAHFGRTAPNESGN
- a CDS encoding LysM peptidoglycan-binding domain-containing protein, producing the protein MKTHVVQPGDTLWKIAKAHGVPLASVIAANPQITDPDKIDPGMTVHVPTETENPAEPPPSAEVKADAGVLSEVRETPFNPFSMSEGMKMHQYVVQSGDTLWKIAKKTGHSLASIIAANPQIANPDLIMPGQVINIPDMHATGPGMPIPPESVPMHPKEKLMMPKPMVTAPKEVVTAPKPVLPPMPAPVHHYHHQDVDVMMLDYHPMTLEYHPIMLDYHPYYVIQPPVKVEVKPPKAKPVVTKPVLPKPVHPIPCPLPVYSLCPPGTHPFLMDEFGNLYPYPGYPYPGPHMVPTFPAPYVAGPAVAPTPGAVPRPPVMPPAMYPPPAAVPRETESAQDWHKSFPAMPQQREPEKPGE
- the nadE gene encoding NAD(+) synthase, which encodes MDGKKVVKVIAGQFSPSYGLVQGETDGSLLCRLSGAHFLKGKIPIPREQTEPVDDVRAGVAYYTIDNLVWWIRHKIEEAKANGVVVGVSGGIDSAVVSALCKKAFPDRSLGLIMPCNSIPEDREYAEMVCRAIGLDYKVIDLSETFNLMMKTAQLSGLVGESPHPLVGGNLKARLRMSSLYLAAQERGYLVVGTDNAAETVTGYFTKYGDGGVDILPISSLLKRQVRELARYLNIPEAVITKPPSAGLYVGQTDEAEMGLRYDDIDDYIAGFEIPADVKKRIQEMEARSQHKRELPPSAPKEMNALFVK
- the sigI gene encoding RNA polymerase sigma factor SigI, giving the protein MSILPFRRKKTEEYADVNEWVEQARQGDSDVRNRLLENYIPFIAKSASQATGRYIEPGVDDEFSIALSAFNEAIDRYNQERGNFLSFADTVIKRRLIDFYRSQATRTKDIPFSDFDMDDEEDHVVNYVEVQKSIDLHLQQMETESRQEEILRFTEWLAEFDISLEELVELSPKHADARQNAMEVARIIANDGELRDYLLEKKSLPLKLLSSRISVSRKTVERQRKYIIAISLILIGEFEMLQDYIQG
- the ruvA gene encoding Holliday junction branch migration protein RuvA — protein: MIAFVEGIVEEVAIDQVVLNVNGIGYRVFVSGTTAYSMQAGSRERLHTHQHVREDGIVLFGFKTRQERDLFVRLLNVSGIGPKGALAVVGSAPIADVVAAIQEERIDFLKKLPGIGQKTAQRMILELKDKLDDLRLPGFDGISEHAQAGFARGDSELFDALLALGYNEKEARGVVRALAKEIEDGIPLESLIKQALQLLARK